One stretch of Streptomyces sp. NBC_01363 DNA includes these proteins:
- a CDS encoding universal stress protein, whose amino-acid sequence MDSTRSSVTVTGPVVVGTDGSDHATRAVRWAAGEAAARSRPLRIVYATGTSHGGLYLSREDIQRIDGLAEGVLEEAAALVRRLAPGVPVTTAVCENETTACLLGEAGSDATIVVGSRGRGGFAFLLVGSDSLRVAARSQVPVVVVPGGEDREPAGVVLAAVRDERDEETLRVAAALAAREGVSLRVLSTWVLLENVGSMATMFDGVDRLAADRATATARLVAPVRKDFPDLTVTEHVVRAGSVPEVLVAATTDADLIIIGSRRRSHPVGSPLGRVTHAVLHHAHCPVVLVPHP is encoded by the coding sequence ATGGACAGCACTCGATCAAGCGTGACCGTGACGGGACCGGTCGTGGTCGGCACCGATGGTTCCGACCATGCGACGCGGGCCGTGCGGTGGGCCGCGGGCGAGGCTGCTGCTCGCAGTCGGCCGCTGCGGATCGTGTACGCCACCGGGACGAGCCACGGGGGTCTGTATCTCTCCCGGGAGGACATCCAGCGGATCGACGGCTTGGCGGAAGGTGTGCTGGAAGAGGCCGCCGCACTCGTACGCCGACTTGCTCCCGGCGTCCCCGTGACGACGGCCGTGTGCGAGAACGAGACGACAGCATGCCTGCTCGGTGAAGCCGGTTCCGATGCCACGATCGTCGTGGGCTCCCGTGGACGCGGCGGATTCGCGTTCCTGCTGGTCGGTTCGGACTCGCTCCGGGTGGCCGCGCGCTCCCAGGTCCCGGTCGTCGTCGTGCCTGGCGGTGAGGACCGTGAACCGGCAGGTGTCGTGTTGGCCGCGGTCCGGGACGAGCGTGACGAGGAAACACTGCGCGTCGCCGCCGCTCTGGCCGCCCGGGAAGGTGTCTCACTCCGGGTGCTCAGCACATGGGTCCTGCTCGAGAACGTCGGCAGCATGGCGACGATGTTCGACGGTGTGGACCGGCTCGCCGCGGATCGGGCGACCGCGACGGCCCGGCTCGTCGCGCCCGTGCGCAAGGACTTCCCGGACCTCACGGTGACCGAACACGTCGTTCGTGCCGGGTCCGTCCCCGAGGTGCTGGTGGCAGCGACCACCGACGCCGATCTGATCATCATCGGATCACGCCGGCGTTCCCACCCCGTCGGCTCGCCGCTCGGCCGCGTGACGCATGCTGTCCTGCACCACGCGCACTGCCCGGTCGTCCTCGTTCCCCATCCTTGA